The following are encoded in a window of Streptomyces sp. Go-475 genomic DNA:
- a CDS encoding DUF6507 family protein, giving the protein MTGWDISPAGVGSVVSTVREAADAMNEGITLYGRSVQGAMESVGTLSFGDGGAASGGGRAAGLVAVALAEFVAGTERDVAFLPLRASNSANGAIEATNAYVAGDLEQAWNAQRQAALAPDVTAFLEAARKQAGDKG; this is encoded by the coding sequence GTGACGGGGTGGGACATCTCGCCTGCCGGTGTGGGGTCGGTGGTCTCCACGGTGCGGGAGGCGGCCGATGCCATGAACGAGGGCATCACGCTGTACGGACGGTCCGTGCAGGGGGCGATGGAGTCGGTGGGCACGCTGTCGTTCGGTGACGGGGGCGCGGCATCCGGTGGCGGCCGGGCCGCCGGTCTCGTCGCGGTGGCGCTGGCGGAGTTCGTCGCCGGCACCGAACGGGATGTGGCGTTCCTGCCGCTGCGCGCGAGCAACTCCGCGAACGGCGCGATCGAGGCGACCAACGCCTACGTGGCGGGCGATCTGGAGCAGGCGTGGAACGCACAGCGCCAGGCCGCCCTGGCACCGGACGTGACCGCCTTCCTGGAGGCCGCCCGCAAGCAGGCGGGTGACAAGGGTTGA
- a CDS encoding nucleotidyltransferase domain-containing protein produces the protein MPTPSERTFLDTTADRLAALPTVRAVTLGGSRAQGTERPDSDWDLAVYYRGAFDPDDLRAVGWEGEVSELGAWGGGVFNGGAWLTIDGRRVDVHYRDLDVVEHEWAEAEQGRFRVEPLMFHLAGIPTYLLVAELAVNKVLRGALRRPTTYPPALRETAPPHWHGMATATLAYAKAGHAPRGSVTQVAGAIALAGTQTAHAVLAARGEWVTNEKGLVARAGLGEVDALVASLTARPEALVRAVSDAEALLRAAGSGGA, from the coding sequence GTGCCCACCCCGTCGGAGCGGACCTTCCTCGACACCACCGCCGACCGTCTCGCCGCCCTCCCCACCGTGCGGGCCGTCACCCTGGGCGGCTCCCGGGCCCAGGGCACCGAACGGCCCGACAGCGACTGGGACCTGGCGGTCTACTACCGGGGCGCCTTCGACCCGGACGACCTCCGCGCGGTCGGCTGGGAGGGCGAGGTGTCCGAACTCGGCGCGTGGGGCGGCGGCGTCTTCAACGGAGGCGCCTGGCTGACGATCGACGGCCGGCGCGTGGACGTCCACTACCGGGACCTCGACGTCGTCGAACACGAGTGGGCGGAGGCCGAGCAGGGCCGCTTCCGCGTCGAGCCCCTGATGTTCCACCTGGCGGGCATCCCGACGTACCTCCTCGTCGCCGAACTCGCCGTCAACAAGGTGCTGCGGGGCGCCCTGCGACGCCCCACGACCTACCCGCCGGCCCTGCGCGAGACGGCCCCGCCCCACTGGCACGGCATGGCCACGGCCACCCTGGCGTACGCGAAGGCGGGCCACGCCCCGAGGGGTTCGGTCACCCAGGTAGCGGGCGCGATCGCCCTGGCGGGGACCCAGACCGCGCACGCGGTGCTGGCGGCGCGCGGAGAGTGGGTCACCAACGAGAAGGGACTCGTGGCCCGGGCCGGTCTGGGCGAGGTGGACGCCCTCGTCGCGAGCCTGACGGCGCGGCCCGAGGCCCTCGTCCGGGCGGTCTCCGACGCGGAGGCGCTGTTGCGCGCCGCAGGATCCGGTGGCGCTTGA
- a CDS encoding endonuclease/exonuclease/phosphatase family protein, translating into MLLGTWNLENLYRPGGPYGPQDEAAYGAKLAALAAVITELDPALLGVQEVGDPEALKDLAGMLDDDWHVALSEHADSRGIRVGFLSRAPLTVVADTAAFPAGLRPVQADDSGLAVGQAGRGLLAVEVEDGALGDGSSPDGPLRVAVCHLKSKLLSYPDGRFQPRDEGERARYGAYALYRRAAEATALRALADELLEGDGRARDVAVLGDLNDETQAATTQILLGPPGSELGTPGYDRADRGDATRLWDVAPLIPAGQRWSRVSSGRRELIDHILLSHRLVRRVTAAGTGLPGEGPPTLPSVGPDPAERRGAPGSDHAPVWVRVGG; encoded by the coding sequence ATGCTGCTCGGCACCTGGAACCTGGAGAACCTCTACCGGCCCGGCGGCCCGTACGGCCCGCAGGACGAGGCCGCGTACGGGGCGAAGCTCGCCGCGCTGGCCGCCGTGATCACGGAACTCGACCCGGCGCTGCTGGGCGTGCAGGAGGTCGGCGACCCGGAGGCCCTGAAGGACCTGGCCGGGATGCTCGACGACGACTGGCACGTCGCCCTGTCCGAGCACGCGGACAGCCGGGGCATACGGGTCGGGTTCCTGAGCCGCGCGCCCTTGACGGTGGTGGCGGACACGGCGGCGTTCCCGGCGGGGCTGCGTCCCGTGCAGGCGGACGACTCGGGGCTGGCTGTGGGGCAGGCGGGGCGGGGCCTGCTGGCCGTGGAGGTCGAGGACGGGGCGCTGGGGGACGGGTCTTCGCCGGACGGGCCGCTGCGGGTGGCCGTCTGTCACCTCAAGTCGAAGCTGCTGTCGTACCCGGACGGCCGGTTCCAGCCGCGCGACGAGGGCGAGCGGGCCCGTTACGGCGCCTACGCCCTGTACCGGCGGGCCGCGGAGGCGACGGCCCTGCGCGCCCTCGCGGACGAGTTGCTGGAGGGCGACGGGCGGGCCCGGGACGTGGCGGTCCTGGGCGACCTGAACGACGAGACGCAGGCGGCGACGACCCAGATCCTGCTCGGCCCGCCCGGCTCGGAGCTCGGCACACCGGGGTACGACAGGGCCGACCGGGGCGACGCGACGCGGCTGTGGGACGTGGCCCCGCTCATCCCCGCCGGACAGCGCTGGTCCCGCGTCAGCTCCGGGCGGCGCGAGCTGATCGACCACATACTGCTGAGCCACCGGCTGGTGCGGCGGGTGACGGCGGCGGGCACGGGCCTGCCCGGCGAGGGCCCGCCCACCCTGCCGTCGGTCGGTCCCGACCCGGCGGAGCGGCGGGGCGCGCCCGGGTCGGACCACGCGCCGGTGTGGGTGCGGGTCGGCGGATGA
- a CDS encoding DUF6177 family protein — protein sequence MTQDIIALTPRMPDTRTLLAALYAGGPDLRVDRVSEGAAVRLHAPDGRPLVSVEVPLFVQVPGEVSRLFAGSVPEETPMWWTEVRATTAAPEAQRLAASVAGRLTAVLGGTTWPAQAGRTGVVPVSSAECEEGGAAHPAGDDVPLAVDVLTDRAAVVFQDRPVIAATTWFSDLLRSAVASDLELQVVTPPCTRLTLPTRTLLTGLPARWVVRDSASGYYDGLTGAVLHWHEGRFAPAPAEAGGFPLAGAFTSPPATGTRGEQQLVLTLHTTHPATEQLLLGDALEACWQTLTGAPPTGWSTAEPVNVPWSPRQLTELARTRAQKSAPTWLIAVGTPDRPAIATVRVTHTSSGVEEHITLTIGYGAGQHPPVASLPELAETLATRHHLASMLTHLRTARADLTTPSHHEPLPVPFSFTLGPDAVTTIGPTHARSIPGTRPALLGRAARPAMHYTLGAGDGTAPAAWHHLKQLKELLETGPSAGSSRGPGNLSGSGGH from the coding sequence GTGACCCAAGACATCATCGCCCTCACGCCCAGGATGCCGGACACCCGCACGCTGCTCGCGGCGTTGTACGCGGGCGGCCCCGATCTGCGGGTGGACCGTGTTTCCGAGGGTGCCGCGGTCCGGCTCCATGCGCCGGACGGACGCCCCCTGGTGAGCGTGGAGGTGCCGCTCTTCGTCCAGGTCCCGGGCGAGGTCAGCCGTTTGTTCGCCGGGAGCGTGCCGGAGGAGACGCCGATGTGGTGGACCGAAGTGCGGGCCACGACTGCCGCGCCGGAGGCTCAACGGCTGGCCGCATCGGTGGCGGGACGTCTGACCGCCGTGTTGGGCGGCACCACGTGGCCTGCCCAAGCCGGCCGTACCGGCGTTGTGCCTGTCTCCTCCGCGGAATGTGAGGAAGGTGGTGCCGCACACCCGGCAGGCGACGATGTCCCTCTCGCCGTCGACGTGCTCACCGACAGGGCAGCCGTGGTCTTCCAGGACCGCCCGGTCATCGCCGCGACCACTTGGTTCAGCGACCTCCTGCGCAGCGCCGTCGCGTCGGACCTCGAACTACAGGTCGTCACGCCTCCCTGTACTCGCCTGACGCTGCCCACGCGCACTCTGCTCACCGGCCTGCCCGCCCGCTGGGTCGTCCGGGATTCCGCGAGCGGCTACTACGACGGGCTGACCGGCGCCGTACTCCACTGGCACGAGGGCCGCTTTGCCCCGGCCCCGGCGGAGGCCGGCGGTTTCCCGCTCGCGGGCGCCTTCACCTCTCCCCCTGCCACCGGCACGCGCGGCGAGCAGCAATTGGTCCTGACCCTCCACACCACCCACCCGGCCACCGAACAGCTCCTGCTCGGCGATGCGCTCGAAGCCTGCTGGCAGACCCTCACCGGAGCCCCGCCGACCGGCTGGTCGACCGCCGAACCCGTCAACGTGCCCTGGTCACCCCGTCAGTTGACCGAGCTGGCCCGCACCCGAGCCCAGAAGTCGGCGCCCACCTGGCTGATCGCCGTCGGCACCCCCGACCGCCCGGCGATCGCGACCGTCCGTGTCACCCACACCAGCTCCGGAGTCGAGGAGCACATCACCCTCACCATCGGCTACGGAGCCGGCCAGCACCCACCCGTGGCCTCACTGCCCGAGCTGGCCGAGACACTCGCGACGCGGCACCACCTGGCCTCCATGCTCACCCACCTGCGCACCGCCCGCGCCGACCTGACCACCCCGTCCCACCACGAGCCGCTGCCGGTCCCGTTCTCCTTCACCCTGGGCCCCGATGCCGTGACCACCATCGGCCCCACTCACGCCCGGTCCATACCGGGAACGCGCCCAGCCCTCCTCGGCCGAGCCGCCCGGCCCGCCATGCACTACACCCTCGGTGCCGGCGACGGCACCGCCCCGGCCGCCTGGCATCACCTCAAACAGCTCAAAGAGCTCCTGGAAACAGGCCCGAGCGCCGGATCGAGCCGGGGTCCCGGCAACCTTTCCGGGAGCGGTGGCCACTGA
- a CDS encoding FUSC family protein, producing the protein MFRLPAALHLPPWLAHALRAQRGPVPWSAVTRGALSAGPLLLVAVRTGYTSLGVVAAIAAMLAGINDRPGSRRASVKRIGVPALGGALGMAIGTYAGQGTGAVVLTVILTLVGLVAGGISAIGPVASAVGTQVLVGSAVGAGMPLPEPGWARALAFLAGAGWLVVLRLVLPTPGSLAGDFRFDGERQAVAGVYDAVAELLDAVGGPDAIRRRAALTAALDHAQDALAGPRLRRYASSSAERRLHAQYAAALPLAEAATALAWAGEAVSERASEGPRRLAAAVRGNTHTGPLPAPSRSAPALRALDDALLHAAEVFDQGRGGDLHTRPRTARDRLRAAFGSAGREYGLRVALCFGASAAVAQALHQTRWYGQHEHWYWLPATAVFLVKPDLGPLASRVLNRAAGTVLGALLFAGFAAVLPRPEGLIALVALSGALIPVATRHFAAQTAVVTVLVLALVMVGGEPQASAGRIGETLLACAIVLIVGHLPMPGQRGGGVRARLAAANEAAHAYLTHVLDEADAPRIGSSGAPDTRRIGTSGPSDAPRLGTTDTQDARRIGTPGTPSDHRATRWTLRREAYRTLAEARTTISLAAHELPALARHTEGADEVAALLERLVDTITACAVHLDDTGQIGPRHRERLAAVLDELTGPVERVGLRLPRTPLAG; encoded by the coding sequence GTGTTCCGCCTCCCCGCCGCTCTGCACCTTCCGCCCTGGCTCGCGCACGCCCTGCGTGCCCAGCGGGGGCCGGTTCCCTGGAGCGCGGTGACACGGGGGGCCCTGTCCGCCGGGCCGTTGCTGCTCGTGGCCGTGCGGACCGGGTACACCTCCCTCGGTGTCGTCGCCGCCATCGCCGCCATGCTCGCCGGGATCAACGACCGGCCGGGGAGCCGGCGGGCCTCCGTCAAGCGGATCGGGGTGCCCGCGCTGGGCGGTGCCCTGGGGATGGCGATCGGGACGTACGCCGGGCAGGGGACCGGGGCGGTCGTACTGACCGTGATCCTCACGCTCGTCGGCCTGGTCGCCGGAGGCATCAGCGCCATCGGGCCGGTCGCGTCCGCCGTCGGGACGCAGGTGCTCGTCGGTTCGGCGGTCGGGGCCGGGATGCCCCTGCCCGAGCCGGGATGGGCCCGTGCGCTCGCCTTCCTCGCCGGAGCCGGGTGGCTGGTCGTGCTGCGGCTCGTCCTGCCCACGCCCGGCTCCCTCGCGGGGGACTTCCGGTTCGACGGGGAGCGGCAGGCCGTCGCCGGCGTGTACGACGCCGTCGCCGAGCTTCTCGACGCCGTCGGCGGGCCCGACGCCATCCGCCGCCGGGCCGCGCTCACCGCCGCCCTCGACCACGCGCAGGACGCCCTCGCCGGACCCCGGCTGCGGCGGTACGCCTCCTCCTCCGCCGAGCGGCGGCTGCACGCGCAGTACGCGGCAGCGCTTCCCCTCGCCGAGGCCGCCACCGCCCTCGCCTGGGCCGGAGAGGCCGTCTCCGAGCGGGCCTCCGAAGGACCCCGGCGGCTCGCCGCCGCCGTCCGCGGCAACACCCACACCGGGCCGCTGCCCGCGCCCTCCCGCTCGGCACCCGCGCTGCGCGCCCTCGACGACGCCCTGCTGCACGCCGCCGAGGTGTTCGACCAGGGCCGGGGCGGAGACCTGCACACCCGGCCCCGTACCGCCCGGGACCGGCTGCGCGCCGCCTTCGGCAGCGCCGGACGCGAGTACGGGCTGCGCGTCGCCCTCTGCTTCGGGGCCAGCGCGGCGGTCGCCCAGGCCCTGCACCAGACCCGGTGGTACGGGCAGCACGAGCACTGGTACTGGCTGCCCGCCACCGCCGTCTTCCTCGTCAAGCCAGACCTGGGGCCGCTGGCCTCCCGCGTGCTCAACCGGGCCGCCGGCACCGTACTCGGCGCACTCCTCTTCGCCGGGTTCGCCGCCGTCCTGCCCCGGCCGGAGGGGCTCATCGCGCTCGTCGCCCTCAGCGGTGCGCTCATCCCCGTCGCCACCCGGCACTTCGCCGCCCAGACCGCCGTCGTCACCGTCCTCGTCCTCGCCCTCGTCATGGTCGGCGGCGAGCCGCAGGCGTCCGCGGGCCGGATCGGCGAGACGCTGCTGGCCTGCGCGATCGTGCTGATCGTCGGGCACCTGCCCATGCCGGGACAGCGGGGCGGCGGGGTGCGCGCCCGGCTCGCGGCGGCGAACGAGGCAGCGCACGCCTACCTCACCCACGTCCTCGACGAGGCCGACGCCCCACGCATCGGATCCTCCGGCGCCCCCGACACCCGCCGCATCGGGACCTCCGGCCCCTCCGACGCCCCGCGCCTCGGAACCACCGACACCCAAGACGCCCGCCGCATAGGAACCCCCGGCACCCCCTCCGACCACCGCGCCACCCGCTGGACCCTGCGCCGCGAGGCCTACCGCACCCTCGCCGAGGCCCGTACGACCATCTCCCTCGCCGCGCACGAACTGCCCGCCCTCGCCCGGCACACCGAGGGCGCGGACGAGGTGGCCGCCCTCCTCGAACGCCTCGTCGACACGATCACGGCCTGCGCCGTGCACCTCGACGACACGGGACAGATCGGCCCGCGCCACCGGGAACGCCTCGCCGCCGTGCTCGACGAACTCACCGGACCCGTGGAGCGGGTGGGCCTACGACTGCCCCGGACGCCCCTCGCCGGGTAG
- a CDS encoding amidohydrolase, producing the protein MTPSAADSPAELIISACTVLVHDDQERVGFAEDAAIVVRNGVVEAVTTTAEAAGLPAAERIDARGQVALPGLINCHTHAPMVALRGLAEDLPTEEWFNDVVWPVESNLTAEHVELGARLACAEMIRGGVTCFADHYFAMDRVARVVAECGMRALLGEAFFSSQGPEGRERSLEFALRHRGTADGRITTALAPHAPYTVDDDDLTATAELARTYGLPVHLHAAENRDQTDTSLTRHAVTPIEVLDRTTILHTDLLLAHGTGITDRDLPLMEQADRRTAVATAPRGYLKFAWPDTTPVRALRAIGVDVGLATDGAASNNSLDVWEAMALTSLVQKSAEGDPRWLTSREALHHATLQSARAVGLGDDVGSIAPGRRADIVLVDLSGPHTQPVHDLAATLVHSARSADVRTTIVDGRILMRDRELLTIDVPAVVRELQERLPALVDRGHGRRIQEYDT; encoded by the coding sequence ATGACGCCTTCTGCCGCGGACAGTCCCGCCGAGCTCATCATCAGCGCATGTACCGTCCTCGTGCACGACGATCAAGAGCGGGTCGGGTTCGCGGAGGACGCCGCGATCGTCGTACGGAACGGGGTCGTCGAGGCGGTCACGACCACCGCCGAGGCCGCCGGTCTGCCCGCCGCCGAGCGGATCGACGCCCGGGGCCAGGTCGCCCTGCCCGGCCTGATCAACTGTCACACGCACGCGCCGATGGTCGCGCTGCGCGGCCTCGCCGAGGACCTGCCCACCGAGGAGTGGTTCAACGACGTCGTCTGGCCCGTCGAGTCCAACCTCACGGCCGAGCACGTCGAGTTGGGGGCGCGGCTCGCCTGCGCCGAGATGATCCGCGGCGGCGTCACCTGCTTCGCCGACCACTACTTCGCGATGGACAGGGTGGCGCGGGTGGTCGCGGAGTGCGGCATGCGGGCGCTGCTCGGGGAGGCCTTCTTCTCCTCGCAGGGGCCCGAAGGCCGGGAGCGGTCACTGGAGTTCGCGCTGCGCCACCGCGGCACGGCCGACGGCCGCATCACCACCGCCCTCGCACCCCACGCCCCCTACACGGTCGACGACGACGACCTCACCGCCACCGCCGAGCTCGCCCGTACGTACGGCCTGCCCGTGCACCTCCACGCCGCCGAGAACCGGGACCAGACCGACACCAGCCTCACCCGCCACGCCGTCACCCCGATCGAGGTCCTGGACCGTACGACGATCCTCCACACGGACCTGCTCCTCGCCCACGGCACCGGCATCACCGACCGCGACCTGCCCCTGATGGAGCAGGCGGACCGTCGTACGGCCGTCGCCACCGCGCCCCGCGGCTACCTCAAGTTCGCCTGGCCCGACACCACACCCGTGCGCGCCCTGCGCGCCATCGGCGTGGACGTCGGACTCGCCACCGACGGGGCCGCCTCCAACAACTCCCTCGACGTGTGGGAGGCGATGGCCCTCACCTCGCTGGTCCAGAAGTCGGCCGAGGGCGACCCGCGGTGGCTGACCTCCCGCGAGGCCCTGCACCACGCCACCCTGCAGAGCGCCCGGGCCGTGGGACTGGGGGACGACGTCGGCAGCATCGCGCCGGGCCGCCGGGCGGACATCGTCCTGGTCGACCTCAGCGGCCCGCACACCCAGCCCGTCCACGACCTCGCCGCCACCCTCGTGCACAGCGCCCGCTCCGCCGACGTCCGCACCACGATCGTCGACGGACGGATCCTGATGCGCGACCGGGAACTGCTGACCATCGACGTGCCGGCGGTGGTGCGGGAACTCCAGGAGCGCCTGCCCGCGCTCGTCGACCGCGGCCACGGCCGGCGCATCCAGGAGTACGACACCTGA
- a CDS encoding gamma carbonic anhydrase family protein has protein sequence MLIEHRGQRPVVPESAYVAPTAVLCGAVVLGERSRVLHGAVLTAEDGEVRVGSDVVVMENALVRGRARHPAVIGDAVLVGPHAHVNGATLEDEVFVATGACVFPGAVAGAGAELRIHSVLHVNSVLPPGTVLPIGWIAAGAPRARLFAPGEHDELWQIQEALDFPGTVYGIPRGTSMREVMARQSAFYGAHRDDVTLDGPS, from the coding sequence ATGTTGATCGAGCACCGCGGGCAGCGCCCCGTCGTCCCCGAGTCCGCGTACGTCGCCCCTACGGCCGTGCTGTGCGGGGCGGTCGTCCTCGGTGAGCGCAGTCGTGTGCTGCACGGGGCCGTGCTCACCGCCGAGGACGGGGAGGTCCGGGTCGGCTCGGACGTCGTCGTCATGGAGAACGCGCTGGTGCGGGGGCGGGCCCGGCACCCCGCCGTGATCGGTGACGCCGTGCTCGTCGGGCCGCACGCCCATGTCAACGGGGCGACCCTGGAGGACGAGGTCTTCGTGGCGACCGGCGCCTGCGTCTTCCCGGGGGCCGTCGCGGGCGCCGGCGCGGAGCTGCGGATCCACAGCGTGCTGCACGTCAACTCCGTGCTGCCGCCCGGCACCGTCCTGCCCATCGGCTGGATCGCCGCGGGGGCGCCCCGGGCCCGCCTCTTCGCCCCGGGCGAGCACGACGAGCTGTGGCAGATCCAGGAGGCGCTGGACTTCCCCGGGACCGTGTACGGCATCCCGCGCGGCACCTCGATGCGGGAGGTCATGGCCCGCCAGTCCGCTTTCTACGGGGCCCACCGCGACGACGTCACACTCGACGGCCCGTCATGA
- a CDS encoding RidA family protein, translating into MIQRVTVPSLFPPPTYSHASVVEAGTRLAFLAGSVPLDAGGELVGPGDPVRQAEQVIANLREQLGAVGSDLAHVVSTDVYVVSSEPAVLSAVWSVVEASGLSTGPHSSTLIGVACLGYTGQLVEITATAVVPG; encoded by the coding sequence GTGATCCAGCGCGTCACCGTCCCCAGCCTCTTCCCGCCGCCCACCTACTCCCACGCCTCCGTCGTCGAAGCAGGCACGCGGCTGGCCTTCCTCGCCGGGTCCGTGCCGCTGGACGCCGGCGGCGAACTCGTCGGCCCGGGAGATCCCGTACGGCAGGCCGAGCAGGTGATCGCCAACCTGCGGGAGCAACTCGGCGCCGTCGGCAGCGACCTGGCGCACGTCGTGTCGACCGACGTGTACGTCGTGAGCAGTGAGCCGGCCGTGCTCTCCGCCGTCTGGAGCGTCGTCGAGGCGTCCGGGCTCAGTACCGGGCCGCACTCCTCGACGCTGATCGGCGTGGCGTGCCTCGGGTACACGGGGCAGCTGGTGGAGATTACGGCGACAGCCGTCGTTCCCGGCTAG
- a CDS encoding expansin EXLX1 family cellulose-binding protein: MASRSHRRPPHRRRSVLVPLIALSAVALLVALVVALRPGAEPDTVRAAAEPSTSSPASATPTPTAPRATGSPKPKPSAKTPGPARTTTRPPARPSPAASPRPAPRAVSDSAPLAGRIKPGTTYKGVATHYDAADGDGACLYGPSPDLMVAAMNTTDYETSKACGAYVLVRAANGASVTVRVTNECPLPCAPGQLDLSKEAFAKLAGLSAGRIPVTWSLLSPSTSEKVSIRYKTGSSRHWCAVQALGHRNPLARLEVSTGSGWRALTRTEYNYFLSPDGTGCGGPLRLTDIYGEQLTVEGIALSPDTVQRSRVQFARH, translated from the coding sequence GTGGCCTCCCGTTCCCATCGGCGTCCGCCTCACAGACGGCGTTCGGTCCTCGTCCCCTTGATCGCACTGTCGGCCGTCGCACTCCTCGTGGCCCTGGTGGTGGCACTGCGCCCCGGCGCCGAGCCGGACACCGTGCGGGCCGCGGCCGAGCCCTCCACCAGCTCACCGGCGAGCGCCACGCCCACGCCCACGGCCCCGAGGGCGACGGGCAGTCCCAAGCCGAAGCCGTCCGCGAAGACCCCGGGCCCGGCGCGCACCACGACCCGCCCACCGGCCCGGCCCTCGCCCGCCGCCAGCCCGCGGCCCGCGCCGCGGGCGGTGTCCGACTCGGCCCCTCTGGCGGGCCGGATCAAGCCCGGCACCACCTACAAGGGCGTCGCCACCCACTACGACGCCGCGGACGGTGACGGCGCCTGTCTGTACGGCCCGAGCCCCGACCTCATGGTCGCGGCGATGAACACCACCGACTACGAGACGTCCAAGGCGTGCGGGGCGTACGTCCTCGTCCGCGCGGCGAACGGCGCCTCCGTCACGGTCCGGGTCACCAACGAGTGCCCGCTGCCCTGCGCCCCCGGGCAGCTCGACCTCAGCAAGGAGGCCTTCGCGAAGCTCGCCGGCCTGTCCGCGGGCCGGATACCGGTCACCTGGAGCCTGCTGAGCCCGAGCACGTCCGAGAAGGTCTCGATCCGCTACAAGACCGGCTCCAGCCGCCACTGGTGCGCCGTCCAGGCACTCGGCCATCGCAACCCGCTGGCCCGCCTGGAGGTCTCCACCGGCAGCGGCTGGCGGGCCCTGACCCGTACCGAATACAACTACTTCCTCTCCCCCGACGGCACCGGCTGCGGCGGGCCCCTCAGGCTCACCGACATCTACGGCGAACAACTCACCGTCGAGGGCATCGCCCTCAGCCCGGACACGGTGCAGCGGAGCCGCGTGCAGTTCGCGCGGCACTGA
- a CDS encoding DUF899 domain-containing protein — MSLPEIVSREQWRAARADLLVKEKALTRARDALNAERRGLPMVEVEEEYVFEGGDGKATLLDLFEGRQQLVVYHFMFAPEWDAGCPSCSGFLDQIGHLAHLAARGTSFAAVSRAPYPKILPFKARMGWAVPWYSSHGGDFNRDFEVTLERDGELVERPGLSCFLRDRDRVFHTYSTYERGLDGLGSTTSLLDLTALGRQEEWEEPKGRASALGAPAGSERVRYHDEYDD; from the coding sequence ATGTCGCTTCCGGAGATCGTCTCGCGCGAGCAGTGGCGCGCGGCGCGCGCGGACCTGCTGGTCAAGGAGAAGGCCCTCACCCGCGCGCGGGACGCGCTCAACGCCGAGCGGCGCGGACTGCCCATGGTGGAGGTCGAGGAGGAGTACGTCTTCGAGGGCGGGGACGGCAAGGCCACCCTGCTCGACCTGTTCGAGGGCCGGCAGCAGCTGGTCGTCTACCACTTCATGTTCGCGCCGGAGTGGGACGCCGGCTGCCCCAGCTGCTCCGGATTCCTTGACCAAATCGGGCATCTCGCCCATCTCGCGGCCCGTGGTACGTCGTTCGCGGCCGTGTCCCGGGCCCCGTACCCGAAGATCCTGCCGTTCAAGGCCCGGATGGGCTGGGCGGTGCCCTGGTACTCCTCGCACGGCGGCGACTTCAACCGCGACTTCGAGGTGACGCTCGAACGCGACGGCGAACTCGTCGAGCGCCCCGGCCTCAGCTGCTTCCTGCGGGACCGCGACCGGGTCTTCCACACGTACTCGACGTACGAGCGCGGCCTCGACGGCCTCGGGTCGACCACCAGCCTGCTCGACCTCACCGCACTGGGCCGCCAGGAAGAGTGGGAGGAGCCCAAGGGGCGCGCTTCGGCTCTTGGGGCGCCTGCGGGAAGTGAGCGCGTCCGTTATCACGACGAGTACGACGACTGA
- a CDS encoding class I SAM-dependent methyltransferase produces MRASDVPERLSWAVRVLDPAPDDRVLEIGCGRGMAVGLLCDRLTTGTVTAVDRSATAVAAARRRNREALAAGQAAFHVQPLEETDFATGSFDKVLAVNVNLFWTRPADAELTALRRWLAPAGTLCLCWEPPDGRRAGEIAGKVERAVAAAGFATRTVRDDGLVAVLGLLPGEGRPGQS; encoded by the coding sequence ATGAGGGCCAGCGACGTCCCGGAGCGGCTGAGCTGGGCGGTGCGGGTCCTCGACCCCGCCCCCGACGACCGCGTGCTGGAGATCGGCTGCGGGCGCGGTATGGCGGTCGGGCTGCTCTGCGACCGCCTCACCACGGGCACCGTCACCGCCGTCGACCGCTCCGCCACGGCGGTGGCGGCGGCACGGCGCCGCAACCGCGAGGCGCTCGCGGCCGGGCAGGCCGCCTTCCACGTCCAGCCCCTGGAGGAGACGGACTTCGCCACCGGATCCTTCGACAAGGTCCTGGCGGTGAACGTGAACCTGTTCTGGACGCGCCCGGCGGACGCGGAACTGACGGCACTGCGCCGCTGGCTCGCACCGGCGGGGACGCTCTGCCTGTGCTGGGAACCGCCGGACGGGAGGCGGGCCGGGGAGATCGCCGGGAAGGTGGAGCGGGCGGTCGCTGCCGCCGGGTTCGCGACGAGGACGGTGCGGGACGACGGACTGGTGGCGGTGCTGGGCCTGCTACCCGGCGAGGGGCGTCCGGGGCAGTCGTAG